The DNA segment CGTCTCGGCGCAACTGCGCCACTGGCATCTCGACGCTCTGATCGACCAGACGACACTGGGCGTCACCGAGCTTCTCACCAATGTCCACCGGCACGCACAGCCGGACAAGGCGTGCACCGTCGAGATCGAGTTGCTGCTCGAACGGCTCATGGTGTCCGTCCATGACCACGATCCGCGGCTGCCGACCGTGCGCGAGGCCGACGAGTCCAGCACGTCGGGGCGCGGGCTCGCGCTGATCGCCGCGGTCAGCGAGAGCTGGGGCGTACGCCCCCGGGGCGGTGCGGGGAAGGTCGTGTGGTTCACGCTCCCCACCCCGGCCACGCCCGGCCGGCCGCCGCGGGAGGTGTACGGGGCGACCGCGGACGGGCCGTTCGACCTGGTCGTCCTGGAGCCGCCGCAGGGCGCGCCGCCCCCGACGACGCGTTCGGCGGTGGTGGGCTGAGACCGCGGAGGCGGGGCACTCCCGAGGTGCCCCGCCTCCGTGCGTATGCGTACGGCAGCCGCGCCGGGCTCAGGCCAGGGCGCCCAGCGGGTCGTCCAGGACCGGCTGCCAGGCCAGCTCCGCCGCACCGACCAGGCTGTTGTGGTCGAGGGTGCAGGGCAGGATCGGGACGCTGCCGCTGCGGCCCCACAGGCTGCGGTCGGCCACCACCGCGCGCAGGCGTTCGGGGTCGGCGTCGAGCAGGGCGCGGTGCAGTCCGCCGAGGATGATCCGGTCCGGGTTGAGGATGTTGACGAGGCCGGCGAGCCCGAGGCCGAGCCGGTCGATCAGCTCCTCGGCGGCGGCGCGCACCGCCGGGTCGTCGTACTCGTTGCGCAGCAGGTCGCCGGACTGCTTGAGCAGCGACTCCTCGGGGCCCGGAGTGCGCCCGGCCGCGGTGAGGAAGGCGAGCGGGTCGGTCTCCACGTCCAGGCAGCCGCGTCCGCCGCAGTGGCAGGGGCGGCCCTCGGGGTGGACGGTGAGGTGGCCGACCTCCAGGGCGAGGCCCGAACTCCCGGTGTGCAGGCGGCCGTCGAGGACGAGGGCGCCACCGACGCCGCGGTGTCCGGTGGCGACACAGAGCAGGTGCTGGGCCTCGCGTCCGGCGCCGTGCCGGTGCTCGGCGAGCGCGGCCAGGTTGACGTCGTTGCCGGTGAACGCCGGTCCCTCGATGCCCGCTTCGCGGACGCAGGTGGCGAAGATCTCACGGACCGGGGCGCCGGCCGGCCAGGCGATGTGGAGCGGGTTGAGGGCGGTGCCCTCCGGTTCGGCGACGGCCGAGGGCACCGCGAGCCCGGCTCCTACGCACCGCAGTCCGCTGTCCCGCAGCAGCCGGGCGCAGTGGTCCACCACCTCGCCGATGACCTGGGCCGGGTCGGCGGTGATGGTGACGCAGCCGGGCGCGGTCGCCACGAGCCGGCCGCCGAGGCCGACGAGCGCGGCGCGGAAGCCGTCCGCGTGCACCTGGGCGGCGACGGCCACCGGGCCGGACTCGCGGACGGCCAGCCGGTGCGAGGGCCGGCCCTGGGAACCGGCCGCCGAGCCGGGTCTGGAGTCGACCTGGATCAGGCCGAGCGCTTCGAGTTCGGAGGCGACCGCGCCCGCCGTGGCCCGGGTGACCCCCAGTTCGGACGTGAGAACGGCGCGCGTGGGCGCGCGTCCGGTGTGGACCAGTTCCAGTGCGGGTCCGAGCGCGCTGCGGCCCCTCTCCAACTTCGTCCGGGTGGTGGTCACCTTGCCGTTCATGGGGGCGAGTCTCCCATGGTCCGGGGGTGCCTTTGACCCCGTGGTGGCCGACTTGCCCCGGGTGCGGCACCCCGGCGCACCCCTGGTACGCACGGTCCGGGCCGGGTCGGCCGGCCGTGTTGCGCCGGCTGTCGGGCCGCCCCTATGCTGAGTTTGTGCCGCAACTAAACAAACTGCGGACGGCACTACCGGGGGGACCGGGCGGCAACACCGCCCCGCTCTCGTCGGCCCGTCTCCGTACCGCGCTGACCGTGTTCTTCGCCCTCGACGGCTTCCTCTTCGCCGGCTGGGTGGTCCGCATCCCGGCCATCAAGCAGCAGACCGGCGCCTCGGCCGCCACCCTCGGCCTCGCTCTCCTCGGTGTCTCAGCCGGTGCCGTGGTCACCATGACGCTCACCGGCCGGCTCTGCCGCCGGTTCGGCAGCCACGCGGTGACCGTGGCCTGCGCCGTGCTGCTCTCCCTCGGCATCGCGCTGCCCGCCCAGACGCACTCGGCGCTCTCGCTGGGGCTGGTGCTGCTGGTCTTCGGCGCCGCCTACGGCGGGATGAACGTGGCGATGAACAGTGCGGCGGTGGACCTGGTATCCGCGCTGCGCCGGCCCGTGATGCCCGGCTTCCACGCCGCGTTCAGCCTCGGCGGGATGCTCGGCGCGGGGCTCGGCGGCCTCGTCGCGGGCGGTCTCTCGCCCGCCCTGCACCTCTTCATCCTGACCGGAATCGGACTGCTCGTCACCGCCGTCGCGGGCCCGGCCCTGCTGCGGCACCCGGCGCCCCGGCTGCCGGAGACCGCGGACACCCCCGGACACTCCGGCGCCCGGCTGTCCGGGCGGGCCCGGAGAGTGGTGCTGCTGTTCGGCGTGATCGCGCTGTGCACCGCGTACGGGGAAGGCGCCCTGGCCGACTGGGGAGCCCTGCACCTGGAGCAGGACCTGCACGCCCGTCCCGGTGTGGCCGCCGCCGGATACTCGCTGTTCGCGCTGGCCATGACGGCGGGCCGGCTCAGCGGCACGGCCCTGCTGGAACGGCTCGGGCAGACCCGCACCCTGGTGGCGGGCGGCGCCACCGCGGCGGCCGGAATGCTGCTGGGCGCGCTCGCCCCGACCGCCTGGCTCGCGCTGCTCGGCTTCGCCGTCACCGGACTCGGCCTGGCGAACATCTTCCCGGTGGCGGTCGGCCGGGCCGGTGAGCTGGCGGGCCCCGGCGGGGTCGCGGCGGCCTCGACGCTCGGCTACGGGGGCATGCTGCTCGGGCCGCCCGCGATCGGCTTCCTGGCCGACTGGTTCTCACTGCCGGTGGCCCTGACCACGGTGGCGGTGCTGGCCGGCGCGGCGGCGGTCCTGGGGTACGGGGCCCGCGGGGCGGCGGCGCGGGCCCGATGAGCCTGCGGCCCGCGCGGCCCGCTGACACAATCCGTCCATGAAAACCACGGAGCACATAGAGACCCTGGCCGCCGAGGGCCGCCTGCTGGCGGACGCGGCGGACGGGGCGGGGCTCGGAGCGCCGGTGCCCACCTGTCCCGACTGGCGGGTGCGCGATCTGCTCCGGCACACCGCGATGGTGCGCACCTGGGCCGCCGCCCTGGTGCGCGAGGGGCGCGCCTCGTACATGCCCGACGCCGGCGAGCCGGAACTGGACGGGCCGGAGCTGTCGGCCCACTTCCGGGCCTGCCACCGGCATCTGGTGGAGGCGCTGGGCAGCGCGCCGCAGGATCTGGAGTGCTGGACCTTCCTGCCCGCCCCCTCGCCGCTCGCCTTCTGGTCCCGCCGCCAGGCGCACGAGACGACGATCCACCGGGTGGACGCCGAGTCCGCGCGCGGCGGCGCCCTCTCTCCCATCTCCGCGGCCCACGCGCTGGACGGGGTCGACGAGTTGCTGCTCGGCATGCACACCAGGCCCAGGAGCCGGGTGCGCACCGAGTCCCCGCGCACGCTGCGGGTGCGGGCGACGGACACGGGCACCGTGTGGACCGTACGGCTGTCCGCCGAGCCGCTGTCCACGGTGCGCGAGGAGGCGCCCGGCCCCGGGGGCGACGCGGACTGCGAGCTGAGCGGCCCGGTCGCGACGCTCTACCTGGCGCTGTGGAACCGGCTCCCGCTGACGGACCTCGCGGTGACGGGGGACGAAGAGCTGGGCCGGCTCTGGCGCGACAACTCCGCGATCACCTGGTCGTGAGGCCCACCGTGCGGGCCAGCTCCGTGACGGCCCGGCGGAAGAAGACCTCGCGGGCCTCCACCACCTTGTGGAACTGGCCGAACACCTCGAAGGAGACCAGGCCGAACAGCTGCGACCAGGCGGCGACCAGCGGGGCGGCCACCTCCGGCGCCAGACCGGGGGCCACATCGGCGGCGATGCGTTCGGCCTCCGGGCGCAGTTCGTCGGGGAGCGGCGGGAGCTCCCGGTCCTCGTCGCGGTAGGCGTCCTCGACCACGGCGATGAGCACCATGCCGACGCGCGCGGCGGGGCCGACCGTGTCCTGCGGGGCCGTGTAGCCGGGCACGGGCGAGCCGTAGATGAGCGCGTACTCGTGGGGGTGGGCCAGCGCCCACGCGCGTACGGCGAGGGCGACGGCGACCCAGCGGGCGGTGCCGGTGGTGCCGGGCGTCCCGGCGGCGGTGCGGTGGGCGCGCTCGGCGGCCTCGCCGACGGCGTCGTACGCGTCCACGATCAGGGCCGTCAGCAGCTCGTCCCGGCTGGGGAAGTAGCGGTAGAGGGCGGAGGAGACCATGCCCAGCTCGCGCGCGACGGCGCGCAGCGACAGCTTGGCCGCGCCCTCGGCGGCGAGCTGCTTCCTCGCCTCGTCCTTGATGGCGGCGGTGACCTCGGTGCGGGCCCGTTCCCTGGCTCCCCGGATAGCGCTCATGGGGTTCAGTCTGCCACGCGGCCGGAGCGGTGACCAATAACGAGAGCGGTGCTCTTGCTTTTGAGCACCCATCGCGTGCACACTGATCTGGAGCGAGAGCAGTGCTCTCGGAAATCACTTCTCCACCGTGGGGGTCACACCATGTCGCACTCCGAGCCGTACTACCTGCAGGGCAGCCCGCTCAACGTCCGCCTCAACAGCGTCGTCGGCTGGCTCGCGCGGCACGGGATCAGCCTGGCCGGTTCCCAGGAGCTGTCGGTGCGGGGCCGCAAGAGCGGCAGGATGCAGCGCGTTCCGGTCAACCCGCACACGTACCGGGGCGAGCGCTACCTCGTCTCCGCCCGCGGCCACTCGCAGTGGGTGCGCAACATGCGGGCG comes from the Streptomyces sp. NBC_00525 genome and includes:
- a CDS encoding ATP-binding protein, which gives rise to MISEPSRHCTVELQALPSRIGQVRRIVSAQLRHWHLDALIDQTTLGVTELLTNVHRHAQPDKACTVEIELLLERLMVSVHDHDPRLPTVREADESSTSGRGLALIAAVSESWGVRPRGGAGKVVWFTLPTPATPGRPPREVYGATADGPFDLVVLEPPQGAPPPTTRSAVVG
- a CDS encoding ROK family protein, which encodes MNGKVTTTRTKLERGRSALGPALELVHTGRAPTRAVLTSELGVTRATAGAVASELEALGLIQVDSRPGSAAGSQGRPSHRLAVRESGPVAVAAQVHADGFRAALVGLGGRLVATAPGCVTITADPAQVIGEVVDHCARLLRDSGLRCVGAGLAVPSAVAEPEGTALNPLHIAWPAGAPVREIFATCVREAGIEGPAFTGNDVNLAALAEHRHGAGREAQHLLCVATGHRGVGGALVLDGRLHTGSSGLALEVGHLTVHPEGRPCHCGGRGCLDVETDPLAFLTAAGRTPGPEESLLKQSGDLLRNEYDDPAVRAAAEELIDRLGLGLAGLVNILNPDRIILGGLHRALLDADPERLRAVVADRSLWGRSGSVPILPCTLDHNSLVGAAELAWQPVLDDPLGALA
- a CDS encoding MFS transporter, with the translated sequence MPQLNKLRTALPGGPGGNTAPLSSARLRTALTVFFALDGFLFAGWVVRIPAIKQQTGASAATLGLALLGVSAGAVVTMTLTGRLCRRFGSHAVTVACAVLLSLGIALPAQTHSALSLGLVLLVFGAAYGGMNVAMNSAAVDLVSALRRPVMPGFHAAFSLGGMLGAGLGGLVAGGLSPALHLFILTGIGLLVTAVAGPALLRHPAPRLPETADTPGHSGARLSGRARRVVLLFGVIALCTAYGEGALADWGALHLEQDLHARPGVAAAGYSLFALAMTAGRLSGTALLERLGQTRTLVAGGATAAAGMLLGALAPTAWLALLGFAVTGLGLANIFPVAVGRAGELAGPGGVAAASTLGYGGMLLGPPAIGFLADWFSLPVALTTVAVLAGAAAVLGYGARGAAARAR
- a CDS encoding maleylpyruvate isomerase family mycothiol-dependent enzyme; amino-acid sequence: MKTTEHIETLAAEGRLLADAADGAGLGAPVPTCPDWRVRDLLRHTAMVRTWAAALVREGRASYMPDAGEPELDGPELSAHFRACHRHLVEALGSAPQDLECWTFLPAPSPLAFWSRRQAHETTIHRVDAESARGGALSPISAAHALDGVDELLLGMHTRPRSRVRTESPRTLRVRATDTGTVWTVRLSAEPLSTVREEAPGPGGDADCELSGPVATLYLALWNRLPLTDLAVTGDEELGRLWRDNSAITWS
- a CDS encoding TetR/AcrR family transcriptional regulator codes for the protein MSAIRGARERARTEVTAAIKDEARKQLAAEGAAKLSLRAVARELGMVSSALYRYFPSRDELLTALIVDAYDAVGEAAERAHRTAAGTPGTTGTARWVAVALAVRAWALAHPHEYALIYGSPVPGYTAPQDTVGPAARVGMVLIAVVEDAYRDEDRELPPLPDELRPEAERIAADVAPGLAPEVAAPLVAAWSQLFGLVSFEVFGQFHKVVEAREVFFRRAVTELARTVGLTTR
- a CDS encoding nitroreductase/quinone reductase family protein → MSHSEPYYLQGSPLNVRLNSVVGWLARHGISLAGSQELSVRGRKSGRMQRVPVNPHTYRGERYLVSARGHSQWVRNMRAAGGGELRTGRRTRVFTAVEIADDAHKAAVVRTYLERWGWEVKDYFQGVTAKSTDAEILAACPDHPVFRITEAG